From one Bacteroidota bacterium genomic stretch:
- a CDS encoding YdeI/OmpD-associated family protein, translating to MSPQENEMFYPENKQQWRQWLQENHVNQQSVWLICYKMKSGKPSLSWSDAVDEALCFGWIDSTRKTIDHEKFIQFFSKRKASSTWSKVNKEKVQKLVEEGSMTKAGLKCIEVAKQNGSWTILDTVEELTIPDALEAAFKKHKGSKDFFLSLSKSARKMMLHRIAMAKQPETKQKRINEIITTLTAQKLKP from the coding sequence ATGAGCCCGCAAGAAAACGAAATGTTTTATCCTGAAAACAAGCAACAATGGAGACAATGGTTACAGGAAAACCATGTTAACCAACAATCGGTTTGGCTCATTTGCTATAAAATGAAATCGGGTAAACCCTCGCTTTCCTGGAGCGATGCAGTGGACGAAGCATTGTGTTTTGGCTGGATAGACAGCACCCGCAAAACCATAGACCATGAAAAGTTCATACAGTTTTTCAGCAAACGAAAAGCAAGCAGCACTTGGTCAAAAGTGAACAAAGAAAAAGTGCAGAAGCTTGTGGAGGAAGGAAGCATGACCAAGGCCGGTTTAAAATGTATTGAAGTGGCCAAACAAAATGGCTCGTGGACCATTTTAGATACGGTGGAAGAGCTGACCATACCCGATGCTTTAGAGGCAGCATTTAAAAAGCACAAAGGTTCAAAAGACTTCTTTCTGAGCTTAAGCAAATCGGCAAGGAAAATGATGTTGCACCGGATTGCAATGGCCAAACAACCCGAAACCAAACAAAAGCGTATAAACGAAATAATAACCACACTGACTGCCCAAAAACTGAAGCCCTAA
- a CDS encoding DUF1761 domain-containing protein — protein MIHYFSAINWVSVVIAFAVYCILGGLWFTQFFKKPYAISLGKENQLPPKLAPIFIIGPAICSLVITIATALLMVALHIETYQTAMVFAGIVGIGYLFANTVNIAINPNIPKPILYGIISGMYHLVCITLVCVIIVAMH, from the coding sequence TTCATTATTTTTCAGCTATCAATTGGGTAAGTGTTGTTATTGCATTTGCCGTTTATTGCATTCTAGGTGGTCTTTGGTTTACCCAATTCTTTAAAAAACCATACGCCATATCATTGGGTAAGGAAAATCAATTACCACCAAAGCTCGCTCCCATTTTTATTATCGGCCCTGCCATTTGCTCCCTGGTTATTACCATAGCAACGGCCTTATTAATGGTTGCACTCCATATTGAAACCTACCAAACAGCTATGGTGTTTGCAGGTATTGTGGGTATAGGTTATTTGTTTGCCAATACCGTTAACATAGCCATTAACCCCAACATACCAAAGCCTATTCTGTATGGCATCATCAGCGGTATGTACCATTTGGTTTGTATTACACTGGTTTGTGTAATTATTGTGGCCATGCATTAA